The Anabaena sp. WA102 genome contains a region encoding:
- a CDS encoding DNA cytosine methyltransferase, with product MTKKRPIAVDLFAGAGGMTLGFEQAGFDVLASVEIDPIHCAIHQFNFPFWTVLCKSVEETTGKEIRNSSQIANQEIDVVFGGPPCQGFSLMGKRSFDDPRNSLVFHFIRLVVELQPKFFVLENVKGMTVGKHKEFIAEIISQFSESGYQVNANYQVLNAANYGVPQNRERLFLLGAREDLELPKYPEKITFPAKSNQSSETKLVLTPTVWEALQDLPVIENYPELYQQDWIFTEFAKPSNYAKNLRNLPTAKNKYSYKRQYDPTLLTSSLRSKHSTESMDRFASTPHGKIESISRFHKLDPDGFCNTLRAGTPSNKGAFTSPRPIHPFIPRCITVREAARLHSYPDWFRFHPTKWHGFRQIGNSVPPLLAQAVAEEIIKFLDIKSSDSAKVTKTIPQGIKDLGDISLLTLDMSAAAKYFGVNPDVIEPRTRKNEFLEFR from the coding sequence ATGACCAAAAAACGACCAATTGCAGTTGATTTATTTGCAGGTGCAGGTGGCATGACTTTAGGCTTTGAACAAGCTGGTTTTGATGTCCTAGCATCTGTGGAAATAGATCCAATTCATTGTGCAATTCATCAATTTAACTTTCCCTTTTGGACTGTGTTATGCAAAAGTGTGGAAGAAACAACAGGGAAGGAAATTCGGAATAGTTCTCAAATTGCTAATCAAGAAATTGATGTAGTATTTGGTGGTCCACCTTGTCAAGGTTTCTCATTAATGGGAAAACGTTCTTTTGATGATCCAAGAAACTCTTTAGTTTTCCATTTTATTAGATTAGTTGTAGAATTACAACCCAAGTTTTTTGTATTGGAAAATGTCAAAGGAATGACAGTCGGGAAACACAAAGAATTTATTGCTGAAATCATTAGTCAATTTTCCGAAAGTGGTTATCAAGTTAATGCAAATTACCAAGTTTTAAATGCAGCTAATTATGGAGTACCCCAAAATCGAGAAAGGTTATTTTTACTAGGTGCGCGTGAAGATTTAGAATTACCTAAATATCCAGAAAAAATCACATTCCCAGCAAAATCCAATCAATCTTCCGAAACTAAGTTAGTCTTAACTCCTACAGTTTGGGAAGCATTACAAGATTTACCAGTCATAGAAAACTATCCAGAACTATATCAACAAGATTGGATATTTACAGAGTTTGCTAAACCTAGTAACTATGCTAAAAACCTGCGTAATCTTCCAACTGCAAAAAACAAATATTCCTACAAACGTCAATATGATCCTACTTTACTAACATCAAGTTTAAGAAGTAAGCATTCGACCGAATCTATGGATAGATTTGCATCCACACCACATGGTAAAATCGAATCAATCAGTCGTTTTCATAAACTTGATCCTGATGGTTTTTGTAATACCTTAAGAGCCGGAACACCTAGTAATAAAGGTGCATTTACTTCACCTCGTCCCATACATCCTTTTATCCCCAGATGTATTACTGTTAGGGAAGCTGCGCGGTTACATTCCTATCCTGACTGGTTTCGATTTCATCCGACAAAATGGCATGGTTTTAGACAAATTGGTAATTCTGTTCCCCCGCTTTTAGCACAAGCAGTCGCAGAGGAAATTATTAAATTTTTAGATATCAAATCTTCTGATAGTGCAAAAGTGACAAAAACCATACCTCAAGGTATTAAAGATTTAGGGGATATTAGTTTATTAACACTTGATATGTCAGCAGCAGCGAAATACTTTGGAGTGAACCCTGATGTTATAGAACCGAGAACCAGAAAAAATGAATTTTTAGAATTTAGGTAA
- a CDS encoding four helix bundle protein: protein MRFLNIAQGSVNELETHLILSNRIQESPSQNSE from the coding sequence ATAAGATTTTTAAACATAGCTCAAGGGTCAGTTAATGAATTAGAAACTCATCTAATTTTATCGAACAGAATTCAGGAGTCACCGAGTCAGAATTCAGAATGA
- a CDS encoding four helix bundle protein, with product MSDINDFKDLIIWQKGMDIAQRCYFLTKLFPKDELYGMVQQIRDFQIKKYSTT from the coding sequence ATGTCAGATATTAATGACTTTAAAGACTTAATAATTTGGCAAAAAGGAATGGATATTGCTCAAAGATGCTATTTCCTCACTAAACTTTTTCCCAAAGATGAGTTATATGGTATGGTTCAACAAATTAGGGACTTCCAAATAAAAAAATACTCAACCACCTAA
- a CDS encoding IS4 family transposase translates to MLPQSYQTIFRKHLSEQQYLTLEILLLLIQAHRQVKLSKLASLFPQPIKYESRKRNLQRFLGIGKLCVKLLWFPLIKYWIRQSLTPKQLNREQRRYFHKKQYQKYGYWMVALDRTQWKGRNIFMVTLVWGTHALPLYWETLNHVGNSNLQTQKRLIKTAIKLLKKCRIVVLADREFHSPKLAKWLDEQGVYFALRQKKNLYFQEKPEQEYQVLKNQGFKPGMSRFYEKVKCGKGDELGLFNIAVYWKRKYRNSGPKEPWYILTNLPTLQQTLCLYRCRWGIEQFFKDCKTGGYNLEDTKVNETRFLALVLLIVIAYSLATMHGQRMKKLGIETYAGRIQQHQDKYPRQSDFSFALYGQLWIYGMELWADLALNLINLKPHKRLFFQRGFQALSLMKQAL, encoded by the coding sequence ATGTTACCACAATCATATCAAACAATTTTCCGAAAGCATTTGAGTGAACAGCAGTATTTGACACTAGAGATATTGTTGTTATTAATACAGGCTCATCGCCAAGTAAAACTGTCAAAATTGGCCAGCTTGTTTCCCCAACCAATTAAATATGAAAGCAGGAAACGTAATCTACAAAGATTTTTAGGAATAGGTAAACTCTGCGTAAAATTATTATGGTTTCCATTGATAAAATATTGGATTAGACAATCGTTAACACCAAAACAACTGAATCGAGAACAGCGCCGTTATTTTCATAAAAAACAGTATCAAAAATATGGTTATTGGATGGTAGCACTGGATAGAACACAGTGGAAGGGGCGAAATATATTTATGGTGACATTGGTATGGGGTACTCATGCCCTACCACTATATTGGGAAACATTAAATCATGTCGGAAATAGTAATTTACAAACACAGAAAAGATTAATAAAGACAGCAATAAAGTTGTTAAAAAAATGTCGAATTGTGGTGTTAGCAGACAGAGAATTTCATAGTCCAAAACTGGCTAAATGGCTTGATGAGCAAGGAGTTTACTTCGCTTTACGCCAGAAGAAAAACCTTTATTTTCAAGAAAAACCTGAACAAGAATATCAAGTTCTTAAAAATCAAGGATTTAAGCCAGGAATGTCGAGATTTTATGAAAAAGTTAAATGTGGTAAAGGGGATGAATTAGGCTTATTTAATATCGCTGTTTATTGGAAGAGAAAATATCGGAACTCTGGACCAAAAGAACCTTGGTATATCTTGACGAATCTACCAACTCTCCAACAAACTTTATGCCTCTATAGATGTCGATGGGGAATTGAGCAATTCTTTAAGGATTGTAAAACTGGTGGTTATAATTTAGAGGATACTAAAGTAAATGAAACTCGCTTTTTAGCTTTAGTATTATTGATTGTCATTGCTTATAGTTTAGCCACTATGCACGGTCAACGGATGAAAAAATTAGGTATAGAGACTTATGCCGGACGTATTCAACAACATCAGGACAAGTACCCACGTCAAAGTGATTTTAGCTTTGCTCTCTACGGACAACTATGGATTTATGGTATGGAATTATGGGCTGATTTAGCTCTGAATTTAATCAATCTCAAGCCTCATAAACGCCTCTTTTTTCAACGGGGCTTTCAGGCTCTATCCCTTATGAAACAAGCTCTTTAG
- the lpxB gene encoding lipid-A-disaccharide synthase — protein MRIFISTGEVSGDLQGSLLIKALQRQAVAAGLTLEIIALGGDKMAEAGARILGNTSGIGSMGLIESLPYVIPTLRVQRQAIAHLKKNPPDLVVLIDYMGPNLGIGTFMKENLPDVPVAYYIAPQEWVWSMSFQNTNRIVGFTDKLLAIFPEEARYYQQNGANVSWVGHPLIDRMANAPSRTTAREKLGVKVEEIAIALLPASRHQELKYLLPIIFQAAQNIQSKLPNVHFWIPLSLETFREPITAAIQEYGLKATIVSSQQQGVQDILAAADFAINKSGTVNLELALLNVPQVVVYRLHPLTAWIARHILKGSIPFASPVNLVVMREIVPEFLQEQATAENITKAAMELLLNPEKRQQTFTAYQEMRHCLGELGVCDRTAKEILEMYI, from the coding sequence ATGCGAATATTTATTAGCACTGGCGAAGTTTCTGGAGATCTACAGGGTTCGCTATTAATTAAGGCACTTCAACGCCAAGCTGTTGCGGCGGGGTTGACATTAGAAATTATTGCCTTGGGTGGAGATAAAATGGCGGAAGCCGGGGCAAGAATTTTGGGTAATACCAGCGGTATTGGTTCAATGGGTTTGATTGAGTCTTTGCCTTATGTTATTCCTACTTTAAGAGTACAACGGCAAGCGATCGCTCACTTGAAGAAAAATCCCCCGGATTTAGTCGTCCTCATTGACTATATGGGTCCAAATTTGGGCATTGGTACATTCATGAAGGAAAATTTGCCTGATGTGCCTGTGGCTTATTATATCGCTCCTCAAGAGTGGGTATGGTCTATGAGTTTTCAGAATACTAACCGCATTGTTGGTTTTACAGATAAACTATTAGCAATTTTCCCGGAAGAAGCCCGATATTATCAACAAAATGGGGCAAATGTTTCTTGGGTAGGACATCCTTTAATTGATAGAATGGCAAATGCGCCTAGTCGGACAACTGCGAGGGAGAAATTAGGAGTTAAAGTAGAAGAAATAGCGATCGCACTTTTACCAGCTTCCCGTCATCAAGAATTAAAATATCTTCTACCAATAATTTTTCAAGCCGCCCAAAACATCCAATCTAAACTACCAAATGTCCATTTTTGGATTCCTCTATCCTTGGAAACATTTAGAGAACCAATTACAGCCGCAATTCAAGAATATGGGTTAAAAGCTACAATAGTATCAAGTCAACAACAAGGCGTTCAAGATATTTTAGCAGCGGCTGATTTTGCTATTAATAAGTCGGGAACAGTGAATTTAGAATTAGCATTATTAAATGTTCCCCAAGTTGTAGTTTATCGGCTTCATCCTCTTACAGCTTGGATTGCGCGTCATATTCTTAAAGGTTCAATTCCTTTTGCTTCTCCAGTCAATTTAGTTGTCATGCGGGAAATTGTCCCAGAATTCTTGCAAGAACAAGCCACAGCCGAGAATATTACCAAAGCAGCAATGGAATTGTTGTTAAATCCTGAAAAAAGACAACAAACTTTCACAGCTTATCAAGAAATGCGCCATTGTTTGGGAGAATTGGGAGTGTGCGATCGTACAGCTAAAGAAATACTAGAAATGTACATTTAA
- the lpxA gene encoding acyl-ACP--UDP-N-acetylglucosamine O-acyltransferase, protein MKTLIHPTAVIHTSAELHPTVQVGAYAVIGENVRVGADTVIGAHAVLEGPCEIGTGNQIFPGAAIGMQPQDLKYVGEPTWVKIGNNNSIREYVTINRATGRGEATVIGNGNLLMAYVHVGHNCVLEDSVIIANSVALAGHVHIESRARLSGVLGVHQFVHIGGMSMVGGMTRIDRDVPPYMLVEGNPAKVRSLNLVGLKRSGMPASDFQLIKKAFRLLYRSEFLFKDALQELENLGDTEELKHLRRFLLLSQMSGRRGLIPGKGKKSVSDE, encoded by the coding sequence TTGAAAACACTTATTCATCCAACTGCTGTCATACATACTAGTGCGGAACTCCACCCAACAGTGCAAGTCGGTGCTTATGCTGTGATTGGAGAGAACGTCAGAGTTGGCGCAGACACTGTAATTGGCGCTCATGCTGTTCTGGAGGGACCTTGTGAAATTGGTACGGGAAATCAGATTTTCCCCGGTGCAGCTATCGGTATGCAGCCGCAGGATCTCAAGTATGTGGGAGAACCTACTTGGGTAAAAATTGGTAATAATAATTCCATTCGTGAGTATGTGACGATTAACCGCGCTACTGGTAGGGGTGAAGCGACAGTAATCGGCAATGGCAATTTATTGATGGCTTATGTTCATGTAGGTCATAATTGCGTGCTTGAGGATTCTGTCATTATTGCTAATTCTGTGGCGTTAGCAGGTCATGTACATATTGAATCGCGGGCTAGACTCAGCGGCGTTTTAGGTGTACATCAGTTTGTCCATATTGGGGGGATGTCAATGGTGGGAGGAATGACACGCATTGATAGAGATGTACCTCCTTATATGTTGGTGGAGGGAAATCCGGCAAAAGTGCGATCGCTCAATTTGGTAGGATTAAAACGTTCGGGAATGCCTGCGAGTGACTTTCAATTAATTAAAAAGGCTTTCCGTCTTCTCTATCGTTCTGAGTTTTTATTTAAAGATGCTTTGCAGGAGTTGGAAAATTTAGGAGATACAGAAGAATTAAAACATCTTCGCCGTTTCTTGTTACTTTCCCAAATGTCGGGAAGACGAGGTTTAATTCCCGGAAAAGGTAAAAAATCCGTCAGTGATGAATAG
- the fabZ gene encoding 3-hydroxyacyl-ACP dehydratase FabZ, translating to MSTITEPNSQEVNTSSEDKQTIKTTLTIEEIQELLPHRYPFLLVDRIIDYVPGKKAVGIKNVTFNEPQFQGHFPGRSLMPGVLIIEAMAQVGGIVMTQMPASKGGLFVFAGIDKVRFRRQVVPGDQLVMTVELLWVKQRRFGKMQGRAEVDGQLAAEGELMFSLIS from the coding sequence ATGTCCACTATTACCGAACCTAATTCTCAGGAAGTAAATACATCAAGTGAGGATAAACAGACAATTAAAACTACCTTGACCATTGAGGAAATTCAGGAACTTTTGCCCCATCGCTATCCATTTTTACTGGTAGATCGGATTATTGATTATGTACCTGGTAAAAAGGCTGTGGGTATTAAAAATGTTACTTTTAATGAACCCCAATTTCAAGGGCATTTTCCGGGGCGATCGCTCATGCCCGGTGTGTTAATTATTGAAGCAATGGCACAAGTTGGGGGCATTGTGATGACGCAAATGCCAGCATCAAAAGGAGGACTGTTTGTATTTGCTGGTATTGATAAAGTTCGTTTTCGTCGTCAAGTTGTTCCCGGTGATCAACTGGTAATGACGGTGGAACTGTTGTGGGTAAAACAGCGTCGTTTCGGGAAAATGCAAGGACGAGCGGAAGTTGACGGACAACTAGCCGCTGAAGGAGAGCTAATGTTTTCTTTGATTAGTTAA
- the lpxC gene encoding UDP-3-O-acyl-N-acetylglucosamine deacetylase: MQQHTLGGEITQTGVGLHSGVNTQVRILPALPGSNRFFVRVDLPNSPMIPAQVAAVSKTVLSTQLGKDEVCVRTVEHLLAALAAMGVDNARIEIDGPEVPLLDGSARIWCERIAEVGLVAQMANNLPAPVVITEPIWIYEGDAFVCALPAPETRFSYGIDFNLAAIGNQWHSWLLMTCLEKSAADFAVEIAPARTFGLQDQIEYLQRSGLIKGGSLDNALVCGVQGWLNPPLRFANEPVRHKILDLVGDLSLLGTFPVAHFLAYKASHNLHIQLARKILELF, translated from the coding sequence ATGCAACAACATACGTTAGGCGGGGAAATTACTCAGACTGGTGTGGGTTTGCATAGTGGTGTCAATACTCAGGTGAGAATATTACCTGCGCTACCGGGAAGTAACCGCTTTTTTGTGCGGGTAGATTTACCAAATTCACCTATGATTCCTGCTCAGGTTGCGGCTGTGAGTAAGACTGTGCTTTCTACTCAGTTGGGTAAGGATGAGGTCTGTGTTCGCACTGTAGAGCATTTACTGGCAGCTTTGGCGGCTATGGGGGTGGATAACGCCAGAATTGAAATTGATGGACCGGAAGTGCCACTTTTAGATGGTTCGGCGCGGATTTGGTGTGAAAGAATTGCTGAGGTGGGTTTAGTTGCTCAAATGGCGAATAATTTACCCGCACCTGTTGTGATTACTGAACCGATTTGGATTTATGAAGGTGATGCTTTTGTTTGCGCTCTACCTGCACCGGAAACTCGATTTAGCTATGGTATAGATTTTAATTTGGCGGCAATTGGTAATCAATGGCACAGTTGGTTATTAATGACCTGTTTGGAAAAGTCTGCTGCGGATTTTGCGGTGGAAATTGCACCAGCACGGACTTTTGGGTTACAGGATCAAATTGAATATCTGCAAAGGTCGGGATTAATTAAAGGTGGGAGTTTGGATAATGCTCTGGTTTGTGGGGTTCAAGGTTGGCTAAATCCCCCATTACGATTTGCAAATGAGCCAGTCCGTCATAAAATTTTGGATCTAGTAGGAGATTTAAGTTTACTGGGAACTTTCCCTGTTGCTCATTTTTTGGCGTACAAAGCTAGTCATAATTTACACATTCAACTAGCACGGAAAATTTTAGAGTTATTCTAA
- a CDS encoding BamA/TamA family outer membrane protein: MIKKHLTPGLMAMVAITVPLAISVKANAQATDSHPQTTEVLTAETNQPEKQHPVKSDASENLTSHALIVPIVGEKESNQFSPIVKLITANSAAVDKASVIVPKTTIVPITAQVPQPGTTQPPAATPTQKNSTPSTIKTESEVTPQPTVTTPAKPTQPPAAESSPEATEARVLVSEVAIKSETGQITPALETEVYKVVRTQAGQTTTRSQLQEDISAIFRTGFFSNVQAFPEDTPLGVRVSFIVTPNPILSKVELEANPGTGVASVLPAETANEIFSNQYGKILNLRELSEGIKQLTKRYQDQGYVLANLIGAPKVSDNGVVTLQVAEGVVESVKVRFRNKDGEDVDDKGNPIRGRTKDYVVTRELELKPGTVFNRNTVQRDLARIYGLGLFEPPDTEPISLAPGTDPSKVNVLVNVIERTSGSIAAGAGISSASGLFGTVSYQQQNLGGRNQKLGTEVQLGERELLFDLRFTDPWIGGDPYRTSYTTNIFRRRSISLIFEGKDNNIETFNPGNITDTNQQDRPRITRLGGGVTFTRPLSANPFKNSEWLASAGLQYQRVSGRDADGNLRKEGAIFNDNGQIISGKIPLTLSSSGEDDLLLFKLGAQRDLRNNALQPTKGSFLSFGVDQSVPIGSGSIFMTRLRGNYSQYLPIKLISFSKKPQTLAFNLQGGTIFGDVPPYEAFTLGGSNSVRGYDEGRLGTGSKYIQAAVEYRFPVFSVVSGALFFDYGSDLGSSTQSAQLLKKNGNGYGYGVGLRIQSPLGPIRIDYGVTDEGDSRINFGIGERF; encoded by the coding sequence ATGATTAAAAAACATTTAACACCCGGATTAATGGCTATGGTAGCCATTACAGTCCCTTTAGCAATTTCTGTCAAAGCAAACGCCCAAGCTACTGATAGTCACCCACAGACCACAGAAGTTTTGACAGCAGAAACAAACCAGCCAGAAAAACAGCATCCTGTCAAAAGTGATGCTAGTGAAAATCTGACATCCCATGCCTTAATAGTGCCAATAGTTGGAGAAAAAGAATCTAACCAATTTTCCCCCATTGTCAAACTGATCACAGCCAATTCGGCAGCAGTAGACAAAGCATCTGTTATTGTGCCAAAAACCACAATAGTTCCCATTACCGCACAAGTCCCCCAACCAGGGACTACTCAACCCCCCGCGGCTACACCTACTCAAAAAAACTCAACTCCCTCAACAATCAAGACGGAATCTGAAGTTACACCACAACCCACAGTAACTACCCCAGCAAAACCGACCCAACCTCCTGCGGCTGAATCTAGTCCAGAAGCAACGGAAGCCCGTGTACTGGTGTCAGAGGTAGCAATTAAATCAGAAACAGGACAAATCACCCCCGCACTAGAAACCGAAGTTTATAAAGTAGTTCGTACCCAAGCCGGACAAACAACAACCCGTTCCCAACTCCAAGAAGATATTAGTGCAATTTTTAGAACTGGGTTTTTCTCCAACGTCCAAGCATTTCCAGAAGATACCCCTCTTGGTGTGCGAGTCAGTTTTATTGTTACCCCCAATCCCATCCTCTCCAAAGTAGAATTAGAAGCAAATCCTGGGACGGGTGTAGCCTCTGTCCTTCCTGCTGAGACAGCCAACGAAATATTTAGTAATCAGTATGGCAAAATTCTTAACTTGCGGGAACTAAGCGAAGGCATCAAGCAATTAACTAAGCGCTATCAAGATCAAGGTTATGTATTAGCCAACTTAATTGGCGCACCCAAAGTCTCAGACAATGGAGTTGTTACCCTCCAAGTCGCTGAAGGGGTTGTAGAAAGCGTGAAAGTCCGATTCCGTAACAAAGATGGTGAGGACGTAGACGACAAAGGCAACCCAATTCGGGGACGGACAAAGGATTATGTTGTGACGCGAGAATTAGAATTAAAGCCAGGAACGGTATTCAATCGCAATACAGTGCAGAGAGACTTAGCACGGATATATGGATTAGGATTGTTTGAACCACCAGATACTGAACCTATATCCCTTGCCCCTGGTACTGACCCCAGCAAAGTAAATGTCCTAGTCAATGTAATTGAACGTACCAGCGGTTCTATTGCTGCCGGGGCGGGAATCAGTTCCGCCAGTGGTTTATTTGGAACTGTCAGCTATCAGCAGCAAAACTTGGGAGGAAGAAACCAAAAATTAGGGACAGAGGTACAGTTAGGAGAACGAGAACTACTATTTGACCTCCGCTTTACTGATCCCTGGATTGGTGGTGATCCTTATCGAACTTCATATACAACCAATATTTTCCGTCGTCGCTCTATTTCTCTAATTTTTGAAGGCAAAGATAACAACATTGAAACCTTTAATCCTGGTAATATTACGGATACAAATCAACAAGATCGCCCTCGGATTACCCGGTTAGGTGGTGGTGTTACCTTTACTCGTCCCCTTTCTGCCAATCCTTTCAAAAATTCCGAGTGGCTGGCTTCTGCGGGACTACAGTATCAACGGGTTTCTGGTCGTGATGCTGACGGCAATTTAAGGAAGGAAGGGGCAATATTTAATGATAATGGTCAAATCATCAGTGGTAAAATTCCCCTCACCCTTTCGTCTTCTGGGGAAGATGATTTATTACTATTCAAGCTGGGCGCACAAAGGGATCTCCGCAATAATGCCTTACAACCCACAAAAGGTTCTTTCCTCAGCTTTGGAGTTGATCAATCTGTACCTATAGGTTCAGGTAGTATTTTTATGACTAGGTTACGAGGTAACTATAGTCAGTATCTACCAATTAAATTGATTAGCTTTAGCAAAAAACCGCAAACTTTAGCATTTAACCTCCAAGGCGGAACTATATTTGGGGATGTGCCTCCCTATGAAGCCTTTACTCTGGGTGGTAGTAACTCGGTTCGGGGTTATGACGAAGGCAGATTAGGTACGGGTAGTAAGTATATCCAAGCGGCGGTTGAATATCGCTTCCCTGTGTTCTCTGTGGTCAGTGGCGCACTATTTTTTGATTATGGTAGTGATTTGGGAAGTAGTACCCAATCTGCACAATTGTTAAAGAAAAATGGTAATGGCTATGGCTATGGTGTGGGTTTGCGGATACAGTCTCCACTTGGACCAATTCGTATAGATTATGGTGTCACTGATGAAGGTGATAGTCGGATCAATTTTGGGATTGGAGAAAGATTTTAA
- the purC gene encoding phosphoribosylaminoimidazolesuccinocarboxamide synthase: MSVNSKLYEGKAKILYATDDPEILLADFKDDATAFNAQKRGSIENKGMINCSISSQLFQQLAMQGIKTHFIDSPAPNLMRVKAVKIIPLEVVVRNIAAGSLCQQTGLALGTVLSQPLVEFYYKDDSLGDPLLTSDRLFLLELATPEQVAQITHLALKINEFLQQFWEKCQITLVDFKLEFGVDSQQQVLLADEISPDTCRLWDIAETDTNRRVMDKDRFRRDLGNVENAYQEVLQRVLKVVESYKTE, translated from the coding sequence ATGTCTGTTAATTCTAAACTTTACGAAGGCAAAGCTAAAATTCTTTACGCCACAGATGATCCAGAGATTTTGTTGGCTGATTTTAAAGATGATGCTACAGCCTTTAATGCTCAAAAACGGGGCAGCATTGAAAACAAAGGCATGATTAACTGTAGTATTTCTAGTCAACTGTTCCAACAATTGGCAATGCAGGGGATTAAAACTCATTTTATTGATAGTCCAGCCCCGAATTTGATGAGAGTTAAGGCTGTAAAAATTATCCCCTTAGAAGTGGTGGTCAGAAATATTGCGGCTGGTAGCCTGTGTCAGCAAACTGGGTTAGCACTGGGAACTGTGTTATCACAGCCTTTGGTGGAATTCTATTATAAAGATGATAGTCTAGGTGATCCTCTACTGACAAGCGATCGCCTATTTCTTCTAGAATTAGCCACACCGGAACAAGTTGCTCAAATTACCCATCTTGCCTTGAAAATCAACGAATTTCTGCAACAGTTTTGGGAAAAGTGTCAAATTACCTTAGTGGACTTTAAACTTGAATTTGGCGTAGATTCCCAACAGCAAGTATTATTAGCTGACGAAATTAGTCCCGATACCTGTCGTTTATGGGACATAGCCGAAACCGATACTAACCGTCGAGTTATGGATAAAGACCGTTTTCGTCGTGACTTAGGAAACGTAGAAAATGCCTATCAGGAGGTTTTACAGAGAGTATTAAAAGTAGTAGAAAGTTACAAAACCGAGTAA